One region of Kytococcus sedentarius DSM 20547 genomic DNA includes:
- a CDS encoding SDR family NAD(P)-dependent oxidoreductase: protein MTSVEHSSHPMALVTGASSGIGKQFAEQLAAKGHGLVLVARDRERLEALAIHLGTHYGVPTEVLSADLTQRADIERVARRIRQDEAPVTVLVNNAGYGLGSGFLRSEIEDEEDALTVMVRAVMVLSQAAAQRMADRGAGVIINVSSVAGFLPYGSYGAAKAWVTRFSEGLALDLHGTGVHVQALLPGLTHTEFHARSGEKFGGAPEWMWLPAEKVVRESLAAVGSGEVTCVPGLPYKAAMLVLPRLPRRVVLALVQRANERDRAARAARRAVTTRAEGPPQEHLEEPAGDSLPSGA from the coding sequence ATGACCTCGGTTGAGCACTCCTCCCACCCGATGGCGCTGGTCACCGGCGCCTCCTCAGGCATCGGCAAGCAGTTCGCCGAGCAGCTGGCCGCCAAGGGGCACGGTCTCGTGCTGGTGGCCCGCGACCGCGAGCGCCTGGAGGCCCTGGCCATCCACCTCGGCACGCACTACGGCGTCCCGACCGAGGTGCTCTCGGCCGACCTGACCCAGCGCGCCGACATCGAGCGGGTCGCGCGGCGGATCCGCCAGGACGAGGCGCCCGTGACGGTGCTGGTCAACAACGCCGGCTACGGGCTGGGATCTGGCTTCCTCCGCAGCGAGATCGAGGACGAGGAGGACGCTCTGACCGTCATGGTGCGGGCCGTCATGGTGCTCAGCCAGGCCGCTGCCCAGCGGATGGCGGACCGGGGCGCGGGGGTCATCATCAACGTCTCCTCGGTGGCGGGCTTCCTGCCCTACGGCAGCTACGGGGCCGCCAAGGCCTGGGTCACCCGGTTCTCCGAGGGCCTGGCGCTGGACCTCCACGGCACCGGGGTGCACGTCCAGGCGTTGCTGCCCGGGCTGACGCACACCGAGTTCCACGCGCGCAGCGGGGAGAAGTTCGGCGGAGCGCCGGAGTGGATGTGGCTGCCGGCCGAGAAGGTCGTGCGCGAGTCCCTGGCCGCGGTGGGGTCCGGGGAGGTCACCTGCGTGCCCGGGCTCCCGTACAAGGCGGCGATGCTGGTGCTCCCGCGCCTGCCGCGGCGGGTGGTGCTGGCCCTGGTGCAGCGGGCGAACGAGCGGGACCGCGCCGCCCGCGCTGCCCGCCGGGCGGTCACGACCCGGGCCGAGGGTCCGCCCCAGGAGCACCTCGAGGAGCCGGCCGGCGACTCGCTACCCTCCGGGGCATGA
- the pyrE gene encoding orotate phosphoribosyltransferase has translation MTSAASSVKQQLADTIAADAVVYGRVTLSSGKEADYYVDLRRVTLSGSAAPLVGRAMLELTADFEFDAVGGLTMGADPVATAMLHAAAAQGRPLDAFVVRKAGKAHGLQQRIEGPSIEGRRVVVVEDTSTTGNSPLTAVEAAREAGAEVVAVAVIVDRSSGAREAVEAQGVEYRAALGLGDIGLA, from the coding sequence ATGACCAGCGCAGCGTCCTCCGTCAAGCAGCAGCTCGCCGACACCATCGCCGCCGATGCGGTGGTGTACGGCCGGGTGACCCTCTCCTCCGGCAAGGAGGCCGACTACTACGTCGACCTGCGCCGGGTGACGCTCTCGGGCAGTGCGGCGCCGCTGGTGGGCCGGGCGATGCTGGAGCTCACCGCGGACTTCGAGTTCGACGCCGTGGGTGGCCTGACCATGGGGGCCGATCCGGTGGCCACCGCGATGCTGCACGCCGCGGCCGCGCAGGGTCGCCCCCTGGACGCGTTCGTCGTGCGCAAGGCCGGCAAGGCCCACGGCCTGCAGCAGCGCATCGAGGGTCCCTCCATCGAGGGGCGCCGGGTGGTGGTGGTGGAGGACACCTCGACCACGGGCAACTCGCCGCTCACCGCCGTCGAGGCCGCCCGGGAGGCCGGTGCCGAGGTGGTGGCCGTCGCCGTGATCGTGGACCGGTCCTCCGGGGCGCGGGAGGCCGTGGAGGCGCAGGGCGTCGAGTACCGGGCGGCCCTGGGGCTGGGCGACATCGGCCTGGCCTGA
- a CDS encoding MFS transporter produces the protein MPATLTAEFSTPPQQSLWRVPDVPWVVAGRGLVTAASRMLMVALMLWVEASPHGAVGLAAVMLAVALPALFFMGTAGEVADQHDSRHVLTVGVLVQVLGALGVTAAVAWAPASIALPLVIVLAFVYQAGATFNAPVWEALVPRIVGEGRVGAVASWQQGITSVAGPLGAALGGVLVGWTSGTVALGVTAALAALVLVPALSVRTRRGGPADALLRDAREEARRKAAEATPWARFWRRTPFGQVSRSIAAVRSVPTAAVIVTVMVSFMIAQGASNVIEVFLVRGPLGASEAQYGASEAFAAVGGVVGAWMTARILAPSQRVWAFVAGLVTGGVALLWIGLAPNFWFYVVGQVALGVMQALVVASAITVTVTSTPDERRGAVMAGLGGLTRLGTVGALGVGAIIGSVMDPRPAFLALGAAALVLLVVSGWRLPGIARDMAVQEREQEQREQDEQATADLPVEPDSLGQQEPATSRVSARA, from the coding sequence ATGCCTGCCACCCTGACCGCCGAGTTCAGCACCCCGCCACAGCAGTCCCTGTGGAGGGTGCCGGACGTGCCGTGGGTGGTGGCCGGCCGCGGACTGGTGACCGCCGCCTCGAGGATGCTGATGGTGGCGCTCATGCTCTGGGTCGAGGCCTCCCCGCACGGTGCGGTCGGCCTGGCCGCCGTGATGCTGGCCGTGGCGCTGCCTGCGTTGTTCTTCATGGGGACCGCGGGAGAGGTGGCCGACCAGCACGACTCCCGCCACGTCCTGACCGTCGGGGTCCTGGTGCAGGTCCTGGGCGCCCTGGGGGTGACCGCCGCCGTGGCCTGGGCTCCGGCATCGATCGCGCTGCCCCTGGTGATCGTGCTGGCCTTTGTGTATCAGGCGGGCGCCACGTTCAACGCCCCGGTCTGGGAGGCGTTGGTCCCCCGCATCGTGGGGGAGGGCCGGGTGGGGGCCGTGGCCTCCTGGCAGCAGGGCATCACCAGCGTCGCCGGTCCGCTGGGCGCAGCGCTGGGCGGCGTGCTCGTAGGGTGGACCTCGGGCACCGTCGCGTTGGGGGTGACCGCGGCGCTGGCCGCCCTGGTGCTCGTGCCCGCACTGTCCGTCCGCACCCGTCGTGGCGGGCCGGCCGACGCGCTGCTGCGTGACGCCCGTGAGGAGGCCCGTCGCAAGGCCGCGGAGGCCACGCCCTGGGCCCGCTTCTGGCGGCGCACCCCCTTCGGGCAGGTCTCGCGCAGCATCGCGGCGGTCCGCTCGGTGCCGACGGCGGCCGTCATCGTCACCGTGATGGTGTCGTTCATGATCGCCCAGGGCGCCTCCAACGTCATCGAGGTCTTCCTCGTGCGCGGTCCGCTGGGCGCCAGCGAGGCGCAGTACGGCGCCAGCGAGGCTTTCGCCGCGGTGGGCGGCGTGGTCGGCGCGTGGATGACGGCCCGCATCCTGGCCCCCTCCCAGCGGGTCTGGGCCTTCGTCGCCGGTCTGGTCACCGGCGGCGTGGCCCTACTCTGGATCGGTCTGGCGCCGAACTTCTGGTTCTACGTGGTCGGCCAGGTGGCCTTGGGCGTGATGCAGGCGCTCGTCGTGGCCAGCGCGATCACCGTCACCGTCACCAGCACCCCCGACGAGCGGCGCGGCGCCGTGATGGCGGGGCTGGGCGGTCTCACCCGGTTGGGGACGGTCGGCGCGCTCGGGGTGGGTGCCATCATCGGATCGGTGATGGACCCCCGCCCGGCCTTCCTGGCGCTCGGCGCCGCCGCGCTGGTGCTGCTGGTCGTCTCCGGGTGGCGCCTGCCTGGGATCGCCCGGGACATGGCCGTCCAGGAACGCGAGCAGGAGCAGCGGGAGCAGGACGAGCAGGCAACCGCGGACCTGCCGGTGGAGCCGGACTCGCTGGGGCAGCAGGAGCCGGCCACGTCCAGGGTGTCCGCCCGCGCGTGA
- a CDS encoding TrmH family RNA methyltransferase has protein sequence MPDPTPRSSQPEHDAGTGPARVVGVGPWEGPWPRDDAGELPAHLDPELLEHGDRRNVADAFRYWSQSAIVAALDERRHGLHVAVENWGHDFNIGSVIRSANAFNVAAFHIVGRRRWNRRGAMVTDRYQHEFHHADAGELAAWAAAAPRQDGGTGLPLIGIDNLPGSVALEGYMLPAECVMVFGQEGPGLTPEVVARCEAVLHIEQFGSTRSINAGAAAAVAMHAWVRQHIHGLPA, from the coding sequence GTGCCTGACCCCACGCCCCGCTCCAGCCAGCCCGAGCACGATGCGGGCACCGGCCCGGCGCGCGTCGTCGGGGTGGGTCCGTGGGAGGGCCCCTGGCCCCGGGACGACGCGGGCGAGCTGCCGGCGCACCTGGACCCCGAGCTGCTCGAGCACGGCGACCGCCGCAACGTGGCCGACGCGTTCCGCTACTGGAGCCAGTCGGCGATCGTCGCGGCCCTGGACGAGCGGCGCCACGGGTTGCACGTGGCCGTGGAGAACTGGGGGCACGACTTCAACATCGGCTCGGTGATCCGTAGCGCCAACGCGTTCAACGTGGCGGCCTTCCACATCGTCGGGCGACGCCGCTGGAACCGGCGGGGGGCCATGGTCACCGACCGCTACCAGCACGAGTTCCACCACGCCGATGCGGGGGAGCTGGCCGCGTGGGCGGCCGCCGCTCCTCGACAGGACGGGGGCACGGGGCTGCCGCTGATCGGCATCGACAACCTGCCCGGATCCGTGGCGCTCGAGGGGTACATGCTGCCTGCCGAGTGCGTGATGGTCTTCGGCCAGGAGGGGCCCGGCCTGACGCCGGAGGTGGTCGCGCGCTGTGAGGCGGTGCTCCACATCGAGCAGTTCGGGTCCACCCGGTCGATCAACGCCGGGGCGGCCGCGGCGGTGGCGATGCACGCCTGGGTGCGCCAGCACATCCACGGCCTGCCGGCCTGA
- the fbaA gene encoding class II fructose-bisphosphate aldolase has protein sequence MPIATPEVYRDMLDRAKAEKFAYPAINVSSSQTLNAAIRGFAEAGSDGIIQVSTGGSEYFSGPTVKDMVTGARAFAAFAREVAKNHDVNIALHTDHCPKDKLDGFVRPLLDASEEEYKAHGTPLFQSHMWDGSAVPLEENLQIASELLERCRALDIILEVEIGVVGGEEDGVANEINEQLYTTPEDAIATVEALGLGEKGRYMVALTFGNVHGVYKPGNVKLRPEILQQAQAAVVEKFGPSQHSSVAEKPFDLVFHGGSGSTEQEISDAVDYGVVKMNVDTDTQYAFTRPVAGYMLENYSGVLKIDGEVGNKKQYDPRSWGKVAEEAMAARVVTACENLRSAGTHR, from the coding sequence ATGCCCATCGCAACGCCCGAGGTCTACCGCGACATGCTCGACCGGGCCAAGGCGGAGAAGTTCGCCTACCCGGCCATCAACGTGAGCTCGTCGCAGACGCTGAACGCCGCCATCCGCGGCTTCGCCGAGGCCGGTTCCGACGGCATCATCCAGGTGTCCACCGGTGGCTCGGAGTACTTCTCCGGCCCCACCGTCAAGGACATGGTCACCGGAGCCCGCGCCTTCGCGGCCTTCGCCCGGGAGGTGGCGAAGAACCACGACGTGAACATCGCGCTGCACACCGACCACTGCCCCAAGGACAAGCTGGACGGGTTCGTGCGCCCGCTGCTGGACGCCTCCGAGGAGGAGTACAAGGCGCACGGCACCCCGCTCTTCCAGTCGCACATGTGGGACGGCTCGGCGGTGCCGCTGGAGGAGAACCTGCAGATCGCCTCCGAGCTGCTGGAGCGCTGCAGGGCCCTTGACATCATCCTCGAGGTCGAGATCGGCGTGGTCGGCGGCGAGGAGGACGGCGTGGCCAACGAGATCAACGAGCAGCTGTACACCACCCCCGAGGACGCCATCGCCACCGTCGAGGCCCTCGGTCTGGGGGAGAAAGGGCGCTACATGGTTGCCCTGACCTTCGGCAACGTGCACGGCGTCTACAAGCCCGGCAACGTGAAGCTGCGCCCGGAGATCTTGCAGCAGGCGCAGGCGGCCGTGGTGGAGAAGTTCGGCCCGAGCCAGCACTCGTCGGTGGCCGAGAAGCCCTTCGACCTGGTCTTCCACGGCGGCTCGGGCTCCACCGAGCAGGAGATCTCCGACGCGGTGGACTACGGCGTGGTGAAGATGAACGTGGACACCGACACCCAGTACGCGTTCACCCGCCCGGTGGCCGGCTACATGCTGGAGAACTACTCCGGCGTGCTGAAGATCGACGGCGAGGTGGGCAACAAGAAGCAGTACGACCCGCGCTCCTGGGGCAAGGTGGCCGAGGAGGCCATGGCCGCTCGCGTGGTGACCGCCTGCGAGAACCTCCGCTCGGCCGGGACGCACCGCTGA
- a CDS encoding DUF3151 domain-containing protein has protein sequence MAGGTGGSLSSSGNLLGIPETHLPEDPAVAALEQGQDARTVAAARPTSSAAWAELAEAALEDGLTVEAYAFARTGYHRGLDSLRRAGWKGQGPVPWEHAPNRGFLRCLAVLSKAAGVIGETDEEQRCASFLADSSATAAAELGIERPAV, from the coding sequence ATGGCCGGCGGGACCGGAGGCTCCCTGAGCAGCAGCGGCAACCTGCTGGGCATCCCGGAGACGCACCTGCCCGAGGACCCGGCCGTGGCCGCCCTCGAGCAGGGGCAGGACGCGCGGACCGTGGCCGCCGCGAGGCCGACCTCCTCGGCGGCCTGGGCCGAGCTGGCCGAGGCCGCGCTGGAGGACGGGCTGACCGTGGAGGCCTACGCCTTCGCGCGCACCGGCTACCACCGCGGGCTGGACTCGCTGCGCCGTGCCGGCTGGAAGGGCCAGGGGCCGGTGCCGTGGGAGCACGCGCCGAACCGTGGCTTCCTGCGGTGCCTGGCCGTGCTCTCGAAGGCCGCGGGCGTCATCGGGGAGACCGATGAGGAGCAGCGCTGCGCGAGCTTCCTGGCCGACTCCTCGGCCACCGCGGCGGCCGAGCTCGGGATCGAGCGCCCCGCGGTCTGA
- a CDS encoding sulfite exporter TauE/SafE family protein, with amino-acid sequence MTLGDALIVLVAGFGAGALTSSVGVASLVSFPVLVALGLPPVLANMTNAVGLVPAGVGGGLGYREEVREHPRLNLLVLVLTGLSGLAGAALLLVLPPGVFELVAPWLLLFTCAIVAVQPRLSRWLARRRESHGEGGDRVTLSPIAIGFTLLIGAYGGYFGAGAGVMMLALLALSLDLDLRFLAAMRTTSMLASKLTAASLFVVVAEIDWLAAGMLALGSVFGGYAGARVARLLPDPVLRGAVIVAGVAAAAYLFVA; translated from the coding sequence ATGACGCTCGGCGACGCGTTGATCGTGCTCGTCGCCGGTTTCGGCGCCGGCGCCCTCACCTCCAGCGTGGGCGTCGCGTCCCTCGTGAGCTTCCCGGTGCTGGTGGCCCTCGGACTGCCGCCGGTGCTGGCCAACATGACCAACGCCGTCGGCCTGGTGCCTGCGGGTGTCGGGGGCGGGCTCGGCTATCGCGAGGAGGTCCGCGAGCACCCGCGCCTGAACCTGCTGGTGCTCGTGCTCACCGGCCTGTCCGGCCTGGCCGGCGCCGCGCTGCTGCTGGTGCTGCCGCCCGGGGTCTTCGAGCTGGTCGCCCCGTGGCTGCTGCTGTTCACCTGCGCCATCGTCGCGGTGCAGCCACGCCTCTCCCGGTGGCTGGCACGCCGGCGGGAGTCCCACGGTGAGGGTGGCGACCGGGTGACGCTCTCCCCCATCGCGATCGGGTTCACCCTGCTGATCGGCGCCTACGGGGGTTACTTCGGCGCGGGCGCGGGCGTGATGATGCTGGCGCTGCTGGCCCTCTCGCTCGACCTGGACCTGCGCTTCCTGGCGGCCATGCGCACCACGTCGATGCTGGCCTCCAAGCTCACCGCCGCCTCACTCTTCGTGGTGGTCGCGGAGATCGACTGGCTCGCCGCGGGCATGCTGGCGCTGGGCTCGGTCTTCGGCGGGTACGCCGGCGCGCGGGTGGCGCGCCTGCTCCCGGACCCGGTGCTGCGGGGCGCCGTCATCGTGGCCGGTGTGGCCGCGGCGGCCTACCTCTTCGTCGCCTGA
- a CDS encoding carboxyl transferase domain-containing protein yields MTATAHDASGQTPRRYGARELVDLVLDAGSFTSWDEPVDHGEVGDSYRDALRRAAEKSGEDESVLTGRGAVQGRPVAVLVGEFRFLGGSIGRAAAHRIVTAVRRATAEGLPLLASTASGGTRMQEGTPAFVTMIEISRAIMEHRRAGLPYLVHLRHPTTGGVFASWGSLGHVTVAEPGALIGFLGPSVYEGLHGEPFPEGVQRAEHLAQLGVIDRVVATEDLPQLVATSLAVLADPATEPRFERAPLTASPPEDDWEAVVTTRRGDRLGVRDLLAHAAAETITIRGTEKGEIDDSVLVALTRLDGLPCVVIGQDRARQSRTSPMGPAALRQAHRAMQLAEELGLPVVTVIDTPGAELSVDAEERAMAGEIARCIGRLATLEVPTLAVILGQGCGGGALALLAADEVLALENAWLAPLPPEGASLIVHGDVEHAADLARSQQVGAGAMARAGIVQGVVPEAGRSTEELARAVAAEVVGRLRSR; encoded by the coding sequence ATGACCGCGACCGCCCACGATGCCAGTGGCCAGACGCCGCGCCGCTACGGGGCCCGGGAGCTGGTGGACCTCGTCCTGGACGCCGGGTCCTTCACCAGCTGGGACGAGCCGGTGGACCACGGCGAGGTGGGCGACTCCTACCGCGACGCGCTGCGGCGTGCCGCGGAGAAGTCCGGCGAGGACGAGTCGGTGCTCACCGGGCGTGGCGCCGTGCAGGGACGCCCGGTGGCCGTCCTGGTGGGGGAGTTCCGGTTCCTGGGCGGCTCCATCGGCCGGGCGGCGGCGCACCGCATCGTGACCGCGGTGCGGCGGGCGACGGCCGAGGGCCTGCCCCTGTTGGCCAGCACCGCATCGGGCGGCACCCGTATGCAGGAGGGGACGCCGGCGTTCGTCACGATGATCGAGATCTCGCGGGCGATCATGGAGCACCGCCGGGCCGGTCTGCCCTACCTGGTGCACCTGCGGCACCCCACCACCGGGGGCGTCTTCGCGTCCTGGGGATCCCTCGGGCACGTCACCGTCGCCGAGCCGGGCGCCCTCATCGGCTTCCTCGGCCCGTCGGTCTACGAGGGCCTGCACGGCGAGCCCTTCCCCGAGGGCGTCCAGCGCGCCGAGCACCTCGCGCAGCTGGGCGTGATCGACCGGGTGGTGGCCACCGAGGACCTGCCGCAGCTGGTCGCGACCTCGCTGGCGGTGCTGGCGGACCCGGCCACCGAGCCGCGCTTCGAGCGGGCCCCGCTCACCGCATCGCCGCCCGAGGACGACTGGGAGGCCGTCGTCACCACCCGCCGCGGCGACCGCCTGGGCGTGCGCGACCTGCTGGCGCACGCCGCGGCCGAGACCATCACCATCCGCGGCACCGAGAAGGGGGAGATCGACGACTCGGTGCTGGTCGCGCTCACCCGGCTGGACGGGCTGCCCTGCGTCGTCATCGGCCAGGACCGCGCGCGGCAGAGCCGTACCTCTCCGATGGGACCGGCCGCCCTGCGTCAGGCGCACCGGGCCATGCAACTGGCCGAGGAGCTGGGCCTGCCCGTCGTGACCGTCATCGACACCCCGGGCGCCGAGCTCTCGGTCGATGCGGAGGAGCGCGCCATGGCCGGGGAGATCGCCCGCTGCATCGGCCGGCTGGCGACCCTGGAGGTGCCCACCCTGGCGGTGATCCTGGGGCAGGGGTGCGGGGGCGGTGCGCTGGCCCTGCTCGCCGCCGACGAGGTGCTCGCCCTCGAGAACGCGTGGTTGGCACCCCTGCCGCCCGAGGGGGCCAGCCTCATCGTGCACGGCGACGTAGAGCACGCCGCGGACCTTGCGCGCTCGCAGCAGGTGGGGGCCGGCGCGATGGCGCGGGCCGGCATCGTGCAGGGAGTGGTCCCCGAGGCCGGGCGGTCCACCGAGGAGCTGGCCCGCGCCGTCGCGGCAGAGGTGGTGGGGCGGCTCAGGAGTCGCTGA
- a CDS encoding FadR/GntR family transcriptional regulator, with the protein MAGSPDRPTFAPLRRERLHDRLATHISNFIDAQGLSAGDRLPSERQLAAELGVSRATLSRALASLESKGRIEVRHGVGALVRSPGGAGELDALASTLTATPRDEVAVAREAVLAGIARAAAANPNDALRAAMLAGDGTTRTFRDTWRCIRHLAHSELLTDLDAMLGASAPDPADSPALEDALARLARAIVRGDAATAATRCDGLLRLSDS; encoded by the coding sequence ATGGCCGGCTCACCCGATCGCCCGACGTTCGCCCCCCTGCGGCGCGAACGCCTGCACGACCGCCTGGCCACCCACATCTCGAACTTCATCGACGCACAGGGCCTGTCCGCCGGCGACCGCCTCCCGAGCGAGCGCCAGCTGGCCGCGGAGCTGGGCGTCAGCCGGGCCACCCTGTCCCGCGCCCTGGCCTCCCTGGAGAGCAAGGGCCGCATCGAGGTGCGCCACGGGGTCGGCGCCCTGGTGCGCTCCCCCGGCGGGGCCGGTGAACTCGACGCGCTCGCCTCCACCCTCACCGCCACCCCGCGCGATGAGGTGGCCGTCGCCCGGGAGGCCGTGCTCGCCGGGATCGCCCGGGCCGCGGCGGCCAACCCGAACGACGCACTGCGCGCCGCGATGCTGGCGGGCGACGGCACGACCCGCACCTTCAGGGACACCTGGCGCTGCATCCGTCACCTGGCGCACTCCGAGCTGCTGACCGACCTCGACGCCATGCTCGGCGCCAGTGCCCCGGACCCGGCCGACTCCCCGGCCCTGGAGGACGCCCTGGCCCGGCTGGCGCGCGCCATCGTCCGGGGGGACGCCGCGACCGCGGCCACGCGCTGCGACGGGCTGCTGCGCCTCAGCGACTCCTGA
- a CDS encoding SLC13 family permease has protein sequence MSHEIIALAVLAIVFLIATLRGVNMGALALVASFIVGLSVYGVSVDDVLSGFPADLFVILVGVTYLFALAKNNGTVDWIVHSAVRAVGGRVALVPWAMFLVCAAVTAMGAVSPAAVAIVAPVAMGFALRYQIHPLMMGMMVVQGATAGSFSPIGIFGSITNGVVEGNGIPGNQLVLFLTTFFASAAIAALAYVAFGGRQLVARGREPIAVGGFVDEGPTPWSEKRSGEPHSAVEARRSTEQEQEAAQATRLDAQRSLTLVGMLALLVGALGFDLDVGFTALTIAVALTLVFPASAKGAVEKISWGTVLLIGGIVTYVTLLQNQGVVDWLGDGVANVGAPLVAALLICFIGAVVSAFASTTGIIGALIPLAVPFLLTDQVSAIGLIAALAISSSVVDCSPFSTNGALVVANAEPEQREMVFKRLMQWGMSIVVVAPLVAWAVLVVPTV, from the coding sequence ATGTCGCACGAAATCATCGCGTTGGCGGTCTTGGCCATCGTGTTCCTCATCGCCACCCTGCGGGGGGTCAACATGGGTGCGCTGGCCCTGGTGGCCAGCTTCATCGTGGGCCTCAGCGTCTACGGGGTCTCGGTCGACGACGTGCTCAGTGGGTTCCCGGCCGACCTGTTCGTGATCCTGGTGGGTGTCACCTACCTGTTCGCCCTGGCGAAGAACAACGGGACGGTGGACTGGATCGTCCACTCGGCCGTCCGCGCCGTCGGAGGGCGCGTGGCGCTCGTTCCGTGGGCGATGTTCCTCGTCTGCGCCGCGGTCACGGCCATGGGTGCGGTGAGCCCGGCCGCGGTCGCCATCGTGGCGCCGGTGGCCATGGGCTTCGCGCTGCGCTACCAGATCCACCCGCTGATGATGGGGATGATGGTGGTGCAGGGCGCCACGGCCGGCAGCTTCTCGCCCATCGGCATCTTCGGCTCCATCACCAACGGCGTGGTCGAGGGCAACGGCATCCCCGGCAACCAGTTGGTGCTGTTCCTCACGACCTTCTTCGCCAGCGCCGCCATCGCGGCCCTGGCCTACGTGGCCTTCGGTGGGCGGCAGCTCGTCGCCCGCGGACGCGAGCCCATCGCGGTGGGTGGTTTCGTGGACGAGGGGCCGACCCCGTGGAGCGAGAAGCGCTCGGGTGAGCCGCACTCCGCGGTGGAGGCCCGCCGCTCGACCGAGCAGGAGCAGGAGGCCGCCCAGGCCACCCGCCTGGACGCCCAGCGTTCGCTGACCCTGGTGGGCATGCTCGCGCTCTTGGTGGGCGCCCTTGGGTTCGACCTCGACGTGGGCTTCACCGCGCTGACGATCGCCGTCGCGCTGACGCTGGTGTTCCCCGCATCGGCCAAGGGTGCGGTGGAGAAGATCAGCTGGGGAACGGTCCTGCTGATCGGCGGAATCGTCACCTACGTGACGCTGCTGCAGAACCAGGGCGTCGTGGACTGGCTCGGCGACGGCGTCGCGAACGTCGGTGCCCCGCTCGTGGCCGCGCTGCTCATCTGCTTCATCGGCGCCGTGGTCTCGGCCTTCGCCTCGACCACCGGCATCATCGGTGCGCTCATCCCGCTGGCCGTGCCCTTCCTGCTGACCGACCAGGTGTCCGCCATCGGCCTCATCGCGGCGCTGGCCATCTCGAGCTCGGTGGTGGACTGCAGCCCGTTCTCCACCAACGGCGCCCTGGTGGTGGCGAACGCGGAGCCCGAGCAGCGCGAGATGGTGTTCAAGCGCCTGATGCAGTGGGGCATGTCGATCGTCGTGGTCGCCCCGCTGGTGGCTTGGGCGGTGCTGGTGGTGCCGACCGTCTGA
- a CDS encoding GNAT family N-acetyltransferase, which yields MTTDAPWLTPPPADVGRMVRLVPLAPDHAEGWFSAAQATGPEAWRWLSRPFPRTLTDARADIEAALSEQERGTRLPLAQLDAVDGTFVGTTSYYAPDADVRSVAIGYTWLAGWFQGRGHNAESKLQLLHHAFEGLGAEVVVWHTDALNAHSRAAIEKLGAHHDGVLRHHKRRPDGTVRDTACFSLLADEWPAARERLEGRVSAALQPGAG from the coding sequence ATGACCACCGACGCCCCCTGGCTCACCCCACCCCCGGCCGATGTGGGCCGGATGGTCCGCCTCGTGCCCCTCGCCCCCGACCACGCCGAGGGATGGTTCTCCGCCGCCCAGGCCACCGGCCCGGAGGCGTGGCGGTGGCTGTCCCGACCCTTCCCCCGCACGCTCACCGACGCCCGCGCCGACATCGAGGCCGCCCTGTCGGAGCAGGAGCGGGGCACGCGCCTCCCCCTGGCCCAGCTCGATGCGGTGGACGGCACCTTCGTGGGCACCACCTCGTACTACGCGCCGGACGCGGACGTGCGCTCGGTGGCCATCGGCTACACGTGGCTGGCCGGGTGGTTCCAGGGCCGTGGCCACAACGCCGAGAGCAAGCTGCAGCTGCTGCACCACGCCTTCGAGGGGCTGGGCGCCGAGGTGGTGGTCTGGCACACCGACGCCCTCAACGCCCACAGCCGGGCGGCGATCGAGAAGCTCGGCGCCCACCACGACGGGGTGCTGCGCCACCACAAGCGGCGCCCGGACGGGACCGTCCGGGACACCGCCTGCTTCTCGCTGCTGGCCGACGAGTGGCCCGCGGCCCGAGAACGGCTGGAGGGCCGCGTCTCCGCGGCCCTCCAGCCCGGGGCCGGTTGA